From the Oleiharenicola lentus genome, one window contains:
- a CDS encoding alpha-L-fucosidase — MKSLLRPLLRAVALLSFLGSTRAETAPFTPEWESLQRYECPEWFRDAKFGIWSHWGPQAVPGQGDWYARKMYIEGEKAYEWHVAHYGHPSVFGYKDIIPLWKAEKFDPDALMARYVKAGAKYFVSMGVHHDNFDLWNSKHHRWNAVQMGPKKDIVGLWAAAARKHGLRFGVSEHLERSYNWFNTNKGADQSGPKAGVPYDGNDPRFVDLYHPPHDDTGFQYPKNAPEWWMQQWQRRMVDLLDSYEPDLFYTDGGVPFGRYGRELMAHYYNVGLRLHDGRQEVVYTVKRRTGGTHGEFVDGTAVENLERGTMTEIATEPWQCDTTVADWFPSPSYRYKTAAEVIHLLCDVVSKNGNLLLNFTQYADGTLEPKASEILDELAAWMPVNSEAIFGTRPWRVFGEGPGQVAGGHFNEKNTHFDARDIRYTRKGDTLYAILLGWPGAKAEITLTALAPAQWSGQVQTVTLLGQDGALAMKQTSAGLQVTLPAQAPTRHAVVLRIQARNL, encoded by the coding sequence AAGTTCGGAATCTGGTCGCATTGGGGGCCGCAGGCGGTTCCCGGCCAGGGCGACTGGTATGCGCGCAAAATGTACATTGAGGGCGAGAAGGCCTACGAGTGGCACGTCGCGCACTACGGGCACCCGTCGGTCTTCGGCTACAAGGACATCATCCCGTTGTGGAAGGCGGAAAAGTTCGATCCGGACGCGCTGATGGCGCGCTACGTCAAAGCCGGCGCGAAGTATTTCGTCTCGATGGGCGTGCATCACGACAACTTCGACCTGTGGAACTCGAAGCACCATCGCTGGAACGCCGTGCAAATGGGACCGAAGAAAGACATCGTCGGCCTGTGGGCCGCGGCCGCGCGCAAGCATGGGCTGAGGTTTGGCGTCAGCGAGCACCTCGAGCGCAGCTACAATTGGTTCAACACGAACAAGGGCGCCGACCAGTCGGGGCCCAAGGCGGGGGTGCCCTACGACGGCAACGATCCGCGCTTCGTCGATCTCTATCATCCTCCGCACGACGACACCGGGTTCCAATACCCGAAAAACGCGCCCGAATGGTGGATGCAACAGTGGCAGCGGCGCATGGTCGACCTGCTGGACAGCTACGAACCCGACTTGTTCTATACCGACGGGGGCGTGCCGTTTGGTCGTTACGGCCGCGAACTCATGGCGCATTACTACAATGTCGGCCTCCGCCTTCACGACGGCCGGCAGGAGGTTGTCTACACGGTGAAACGTCGCACCGGCGGGACCCACGGCGAGTTTGTCGACGGCACGGCCGTCGAAAACTTGGAGCGCGGGACAATGACGGAGATCGCGACGGAACCCTGGCAGTGCGACACGACGGTCGCCGACTGGTTTCCCAGCCCCTCCTACCGCTACAAGACAGCGGCGGAGGTCATCCACCTGCTCTGCGACGTCGTGAGCAAGAACGGCAATCTGCTGCTCAACTTCACGCAGTATGCCGACGGCACGCTCGAGCCCAAGGCGTCGGAGATCCTCGACGAACTCGCCGCCTGGATGCCCGTCAACAGCGAGGCGATTTTCGGCACCCGGCCCTGGCGCGTGTTCGGCGAAGGCCCGGGACAGGTCGCAGGTGGTCACTTCAATGAAAAGAACACGCACTTCGACGCGCGCGACATCCGCTACACGCGCAAAGGCGACACGCTCTACGCGATCCTGCTTGGCTGGCCCGGCGCGAAGGCCGAGATCACGCTGACCGCGCTCGCGCCGGCCCAGTGGTCCGGCCAGGTGCAAACCGTGACGCTCCTCGGGCAGGACGGCGCGCTCGCCATGAAACAGACCTCAGCCGGCCTGCAGGTCACCTTGCCCGCGCAGGCCCCGACGCGCCATGCCGTGGTGCTGCGCATCCAAGCCCGAAACCTCTGA
- a CDS encoding MFS transporter, whose product MSSTPAISASLRLRWIMISFAFSATVLNYLDRQILSFVKASPEFQQAVPVSDELFGILNACFMGAYALANGLSGPLIDRVGTKIGYAACMVWWSLAGIAHIFARGPWSLGACRVALGLGEAGNWPAAAKLVGEWFPSHERALASGIFNSGASIGAILSPLLIVWMVNSWGWRSAFVVMGGLGLVWAAAWWLVYRSPAGADAGPREPRIPAGQLLRTRFMLTFTLSKFFMDPVWYFIAFWFPSFLSEVHGVRFTMQDMGWKAMIPFIAAAVGNVAGGAATGQLIRRGLPVNHARKAGAALFALLMVGMIPAILTSHLGLAIALVSLAAFGYAGYTANTLAFPPEVFPKSAIASAWGLASVGSGLGGMLFSYLSGYLVQRVGYTPVFIGYGIFPLIALALVLWGLGPLRPHPRFSASASTP is encoded by the coding sequence TTGTCCTCCACGCCCGCCATCTCCGCATCCCTGCGCCTGCGTTGGATCATGATATCCTTCGCCTTCAGCGCCACCGTGCTGAACTATCTCGACCGGCAGATTCTGTCCTTCGTCAAGGCGTCGCCGGAGTTTCAACAGGCCGTGCCGGTGTCGGACGAGTTGTTCGGCATCCTCAACGCTTGCTTCATGGGCGCCTACGCGCTCGCGAACGGCCTTTCCGGCCCCTTGATCGACCGGGTCGGGACCAAGATCGGTTACGCGGCCTGCATGGTGTGGTGGTCCTTGGCGGGCATCGCCCACATCTTCGCCCGCGGTCCTTGGTCACTCGGTGCCTGCCGCGTGGCCCTCGGTCTCGGCGAGGCCGGCAACTGGCCCGCCGCCGCCAAGCTGGTGGGCGAGTGGTTCCCCTCGCACGAACGCGCCCTGGCCTCGGGCATCTTCAACAGCGGTGCCTCCATCGGCGCGATTCTTTCCCCCCTGCTCATCGTGTGGATGGTCAACTCCTGGGGTTGGCGCAGTGCGTTCGTCGTCATGGGCGGCCTCGGGCTGGTCTGGGCCGCCGCTTGGTGGCTCGTCTATCGTTCACCCGCCGGCGCTGACGCCGGCCCGCGCGAACCGCGCATCCCGGCCGGCCAGTTGCTCCGCACGCGCTTCATGCTGACCTTCACGCTGTCGAAGTTCTTCATGGATCCGGTATGGTATTTCATCGCCTTTTGGTTCCCGTCCTTCCTCAGCGAAGTGCATGGCGTGCGGTTCACGATGCAGGATATGGGCTGGAAGGCCATGATCCCCTTCATCGCGGCCGCGGTGGGCAACGTCGCCGGCGGAGCTGCCACCGGCCAGCTCATCCGCCGCGGCCTGCCCGTCAACCACGCCCGCAAGGCCGGGGCGGCGCTCTTCGCGTTGCTGATGGTCGGCATGATTCCGGCCATCCTCACTTCGCATCTCGGGCTCGCCATCGCGCTCGTGTCCTTGGCGGCGTTTGGCTACGCCGGTTACACGGCCAACACCCTCGCGTTCCCTCCGGAGGTGTTTCCGAAATCGGCCATTGCCTCCGCTTGGGGCCTGGCCTCCGTCGGCTCCGGGCTCGGCGGCATGCTCTTCAGCTACCTGTCCGGCTATCTGGTCCAGCGCGTCGGCTACACGCCCGTGTTCATCGGTTACGGGATTTTCCCGCTGATCGCGCTGGCCCTCGTGCTCTGGGGCCTCGGTCCGCTTCGCCCCCACCCGCGCTTCTCCGCCTCAGCCTCCACGCCCTGA
- a CDS encoding GntR family transcriptional regulator — translation MKAAQPEKTAKKHHLISAQLRERILSGAYADQIPGQRVLAEEFGVNFLTIRKAVATLVKEGMLDKQSGRGTFVTRLKRTRTRNIAAVLGGLSYGFGGQHPKLVEGIQAEAAKFEHDVILRPHLGDPQLERQAIEDLITQRKCDGILVWPTRNEGSQAVDLLKAHGVPFVIVMRVDARYRQDVSYVVDDDFEGGYIATKHLLALGHRKLGFVGRSAKSEGADSFEEERWLGFIKAHNEAGLAPGPRVQADWLARPEDRPAPISKTFLRRIGGLTGLVCVNDRVALHLLSLPKYTSLTIPESLSIVGYDDLEAAGLFNLTTVHQPLAEIGAEAVRLLIDEIEGRRSGAAQRKLAPRLVVRDTTAARPA, via the coding sequence ATGAAGGCCGCTCAACCCGAGAAGACCGCGAAAAAGCACCATCTGATTTCCGCCCAGCTGCGGGAGCGTATCCTCTCCGGGGCATATGCCGACCAGATTCCGGGCCAGCGGGTCCTGGCGGAGGAATTCGGCGTGAATTTCCTGACCATTCGCAAGGCGGTGGCCACGCTGGTCAAGGAGGGTATGTTGGACAAGCAGAGCGGGCGCGGAACCTTCGTTACCCGGCTCAAGCGCACGCGCACGCGGAACATCGCAGCGGTGCTCGGCGGGCTCAGCTATGGTTTTGGCGGCCAGCACCCGAAGCTGGTCGAGGGGATTCAGGCGGAGGCGGCCAAGTTCGAGCATGACGTGATCCTGCGGCCGCACCTGGGTGATCCCCAACTCGAGCGCCAGGCCATCGAGGACCTTATCACCCAGCGCAAGTGTGACGGCATCCTCGTGTGGCCGACCCGCAACGAGGGATCACAGGCGGTCGATCTGCTGAAAGCCCACGGGGTGCCCTTCGTGATCGTGATGCGCGTAGACGCGCGCTACCGTCAGGATGTCAGCTACGTCGTGGACGACGATTTCGAGGGCGGGTATATCGCGACGAAGCACCTCCTTGCCCTCGGGCACCGCAAACTCGGATTCGTGGGCCGGTCGGCCAAGAGCGAGGGGGCGGACAGCTTCGAGGAGGAGCGTTGGCTGGGTTTTATCAAGGCGCACAACGAGGCGGGACTGGCCCCCGGCCCCCGTGTTCAGGCCGACTGGTTGGCCCGACCGGAGGATCGTCCCGCCCCGATCTCAAAAACCTTTCTCCGGCGCATTGGCGGCCTGACGGGCTTGGTTTGCGTCAATGACCGGGTGGCGCTGCACCTGCTCAGCCTGCCCAAATACACCTCGCTCACGATCCCCGAGAGCCTGTCGATTGTCGGCTACGATGACTTGGAGGCTGCCGGGCTCTTCAATCTCACCACGGTGCATCAGCCGCTGGCCGAGATCGGGGCGGAGGCGGTCCGGTTGCTGATTGACGAGATTGAAGGGCGGAGGTCCGGCGCCGCGCAGCGCAAACTCGCCCCGCGCCTCGTCGTGCGCGACACCACCGCCGCGCGACCGGCCTAA
- a CDS encoding alpha-L-fucosidase yields MPWCCASKPETSDAPVIMSLRFLPVPARLLLLTSAVSLFAAEPKQTDAADTIEASDERNAGRVRVEALTPGPFAPNWESLAAYETPDWFRDAKFGIFMHWGIPAVTDETRPFGTGHYARGMYCQHGRGAPPHCKDIYDWHVQRYGHPSQFGYKDLIPLWRAERFDADALVAFYKEIGARYIVPVAVHHDNFDVYDSSFTRWDAKDMGPKRDILGEWRQAALLHGLRFGTSSHLDRAPSFLEMSHRADTDGPMAGVPYDGADDRYADFYLKGVTPEQWQQHWYQRTREIVTKYQPDLLYFDGALPFGDYGLNIAAELYNRSIARHGRNEAVLNLKRGPNPKAFVLDIERGQSDKMLEHAWQTDTTLISGWFYHRAELEITTPVVIANLADIVSKNGNLLLNIGLKPDGTIPDNQRQTLVGVGRWLKLNGEAIYGTRPWKVYGEGPTQVKAGHFNEPKSAYTAQDIRFTRKGDTLYAILLGWPGNDAEAAISSLRAGETARPVTSVEMLATSEKLAFRQTEGALRVILPRAQEGEHAYVLRIR; encoded by the coding sequence ATGCCGTGGTGCTGCGCATCCAAGCCCGAAACCTCTGATGCCCCCGTCATCATGAGCCTGCGCTTCCTCCCTGTTCCTGCTCGCCTGCTGCTGCTGACCTCCGCGGTCAGCCTGTTTGCCGCGGAGCCGAAGCAAACCGACGCCGCCGACACGATCGAGGCCAGCGATGAGCGAAATGCCGGCCGCGTTCGCGTCGAGGCGCTGACGCCCGGTCCCTTTGCGCCCAACTGGGAATCGCTGGCCGCCTACGAGACGCCGGACTGGTTTCGTGACGCGAAATTCGGCATTTTCATGCACTGGGGCATCCCCGCGGTGACCGACGAAACGCGACCGTTCGGCACGGGCCACTATGCGCGCGGCATGTACTGCCAGCACGGCCGGGGCGCGCCGCCGCACTGCAAGGACATCTACGACTGGCACGTGCAGCGCTACGGGCACCCGTCGCAGTTCGGCTACAAGGACCTCATCCCCCTCTGGCGGGCAGAACGATTCGACGCCGACGCGCTCGTCGCGTTCTACAAGGAGATCGGCGCGCGCTACATCGTGCCGGTGGCGGTCCATCACGACAATTTCGACGTCTACGACTCCTCCTTCACGCGCTGGGATGCGAAGGACATGGGACCGAAGCGCGACATTCTGGGCGAGTGGCGACAGGCCGCGCTCCTGCACGGTCTGCGCTTTGGCACGTCCTCGCACCTCGACCGCGCGCCCAGTTTCCTCGAGATGTCGCACCGGGCGGACACGGACGGCCCGATGGCGGGCGTGCCCTACGACGGGGCCGATGACCGCTACGCGGATTTCTACCTCAAGGGAGTGACGCCCGAGCAATGGCAGCAGCATTGGTACCAGCGGACGCGCGAGATCGTGACGAAGTACCAGCCGGACCTGCTTTATTTCGACGGCGCGCTACCGTTCGGCGACTACGGGCTCAACATTGCGGCGGAACTCTACAACAGGAGCATCGCGCGCCACGGCCGCAACGAAGCGGTTCTGAACCTGAAACGCGGCCCGAACCCCAAGGCCTTCGTTCTCGACATCGAGCGGGGCCAGTCGGACAAGATGCTGGAGCACGCGTGGCAGACAGACACGACGCTGATCAGCGGCTGGTTCTACCATCGGGCGGAGCTCGAGATAACCACGCCGGTGGTGATCGCCAACCTGGCCGACATCGTGAGCAAGAACGGCAACCTCCTGCTTAACATCGGCCTCAAGCCCGACGGCACGATTCCCGACAACCAGCGCCAGACCCTGGTCGGGGTGGGGCGCTGGCTTAAGCTGAACGGTGAGGCAATCTACGGCACGCGACCCTGGAAAGTGTACGGCGAGGGCCCGACCCAGGTGAAGGCCGGACACTTCAACGAACCGAAGTCCGCCTACACCGCGCAGGACATCCGGTTCACCCGCAAGGGCGACACCCTGTACGCGATCCTGCTTGGCTGGCCGGGGAACGACGCCGAGGCGGCCATCAGCTCCCTGCGCGCCGGCGAGACCGCGCGCCCGGTGACGAGCGTGGAAATGCTCGCGACGTCGGAAAAGCTGGCCTTCCGCCAAACTGAAGGTGCGCTACGGGTGATCCTTCCCCGAGCACAGGAGGGTGAGCATGCCTACGTCCTGCGCATCCGCTGA
- a CDS encoding PQQ-dependent sugar dehydrogenase, whose product MPPPRRLAFLAFALSSLASSPAQQWRTGQVAELYTQHCASCHGLNLEGGSAPSMLDDEWLHGGDDASLVRSILQGYPENSMPAWSTLFSEKEARALVNYIREVRARHRYNQVPPAAPQDDFTVATKHHAYRFNTWLDGLDEPWSLTFLPGPGNRAIVTEKRGRAWLIEDGRRASRPLEGLPGNIESNGQGGLYDVVPHPAYLQNGWLYFAFAELTDAGSMTRVMRARLRDDALVDQQTVFAARADQYLKGRAHFGGRLAFDRAGFLYFTIGERGQRDHAQDLTRPNGKVHRLHDDGRIPADNPFVNHPGAVPSIWSYGHRNPQGLAFEPQSDELYDLEHGPRGGDELNRVRRGANYGWPVITYGIEYSGAPIAESTHREGMEQPVAYWTPSLGVCGLNFYTGDRFPLWRHHLFFASLSGEELRRLELKDGEVVDQEILFKGVGRIRHVISGPDGALYVLLPRRIVRLTPAPAG is encoded by the coding sequence ATGCCTCCGCCCCGCCGCCTCGCCTTTCTCGCCTTCGCCCTCAGCTCCCTCGCTTCCAGTCCCGCCCAGCAATGGCGCACGGGCCAGGTCGCCGAACTCTACACCCAGCACTGTGCGAGCTGCCACGGCCTGAATCTCGAGGGCGGATCCGCTCCGTCAATGCTGGACGACGAGTGGCTGCACGGCGGGGATGACGCCAGTCTCGTGCGCAGCATTTTACAGGGCTATCCCGAAAACAGCATGCCGGCCTGGAGCACGCTGTTTTCCGAGAAGGAGGCCCGGGCCCTCGTGAATTACATCCGCGAGGTCCGCGCCCGGCACCGTTACAACCAAGTCCCGCCCGCGGCACCCCAGGACGATTTCACCGTCGCCACCAAGCACCACGCCTATCGCTTCAACACGTGGCTGGACGGGCTGGACGAGCCCTGGTCCCTCACCTTCCTGCCCGGCCCGGGCAACCGGGCGATCGTCACCGAGAAACGCGGCCGTGCCTGGCTGATCGAAGACGGGAGGCGTGCCAGCCGGCCCCTCGAGGGCTTGCCCGGCAACATCGAGTCCAACGGCCAGGGCGGCCTGTATGATGTCGTCCCTCACCCGGCCTACCTCCAAAACGGCTGGCTCTACTTCGCGTTCGCCGAGCTGACGGACGCGGGCAGCATGACCCGCGTGATGCGCGCCCGCCTGCGCGACGACGCGCTCGTGGACCAACAGACCGTCTTCGCCGCCCGGGCGGACCAATACCTCAAGGGGCGCGCCCACTTCGGCGGCCGCCTGGCCTTTGACCGCGCGGGTTTTCTCTATTTCACCATCGGCGAGCGCGGCCAGCGCGACCACGCCCAGGACCTCACCCGGCCCAACGGCAAGGTGCACCGCCTGCACGACGACGGCCGCATCCCGGCCGACAATCCTTTCGTCAACCACCCGGGGGCCGTGCCCAGCATCTGGAGCTACGGACACCGCAACCCGCAGGGCCTCGCCTTCGAGCCGCAGTCCGATGAACTCTACGATCTCGAGCACGGCCCGCGGGGGGGCGACGAACTGAACCGCGTGCGGCGCGGGGCCAACTACGGCTGGCCCGTAATCACCTACGGCATCGAATACAGCGGCGCTCCCATCGCCGAGTCGACGCATCGCGAGGGGATGGAGCAGCCGGTGGCCTACTGGACACCCTCGCTCGGCGTCTGCGGCCTGAACTTCTACACGGGTGATCGCTTCCCCCTCTGGCGTCATCACCTCTTCTTTGCCTCGCTCTCGGGCGAGGAACTGAGGCGGCTGGAGCTCAAGGACGGTGAAGTGGTGGACCAGGAAATCCTCTTCAAGGGGGTCGGTCGCATCCGCCACGTGATCAGCGGCCCCGATGGCGCGCTCTACGTGCTTCTGCCGCGGCGCATTGTTCGACTCACCCCCGCCCCAGCCGGCTAA
- a CDS encoding RbsD/FucU family protein gives MLRTPLLHPEILRALAAAGHGSRVLIADGNYPLSTATPATASRVYLNLRPGCVTLTEVLATLTTVLPIESALGMQTRDGLAAPIHGEFAQLLGPGVTLTFKPRHDFYTEARSVDTALAIATGEQRRFANLLLTIGVVRLPDDHS, from the coding sequence ATGCTCAGAACTCCCCTCCTCCACCCCGAGATCCTCCGCGCGCTGGCCGCGGCCGGCCACGGCTCGCGCGTCCTCATCGCGGATGGCAACTATCCGCTGAGCACGGCCACACCGGCGACCGCCAGCCGGGTCTACCTGAACCTGCGACCGGGCTGCGTCACCCTCACCGAGGTCCTGGCCACGCTCACCACCGTCCTGCCGATCGAGTCGGCGCTGGGCATGCAGACCCGGGACGGTCTGGCCGCGCCGATCCACGGCGAGTTTGCCCAGCTGCTTGGCCCCGGCGTTACCCTCACCTTCAAGCCGCGCCACGATTTCTACACTGAGGCCCGGTCTGTTGACACCGCGCTGGCGATCGCCACCGGCGAGCAGCGGCGCTTTGCCAATCTGCTGCTGACCATCGGTGTCGTGCGACTGCCGGACGATCACTCCTGA
- a CDS encoding aldo/keto reductase, with the protein MTTSELSLAARPCGLSGLQLPLLGLGTWAFGGGTYWGPQDQHDVDEVVARALDLGINYFDTAEMYNAGTSETSLGVALRGRRDRAIIGSKISPSNTRPSTLRACCEASLRRLGTDHLDLYMVHWPIHANSIRHFTDDPELIAHPPSVAEAFQTLARLQAEGKIRHIGVSNYGVRQMEEVRGLGVRLAVNELPYNLLMRAIEPEIVPYCRQQGIGIIGYMTLMQGVLAGEFESFDALPAMRTRTRHFTGRRPGSRHGEPGCEAETWLAIEKVRQIAREAQLPLADVAIAWALHNQDISCVLAGCRTLAQLEENARAVQRTLTPHTLRQLNTATAPVLHLLGTNPDYYQAASESRSW; encoded by the coding sequence ATGACGACGTCGGAGCTTTCCCTGGCCGCGCGGCCGTGCGGGCTGAGCGGGCTGCAGTTGCCCCTGCTCGGGCTTGGCACTTGGGCCTTTGGCGGCGGAACCTACTGGGGCCCGCAAGACCAGCATGATGTGGACGAGGTCGTCGCGCGGGCGCTCGATCTGGGAATCAACTATTTCGACACGGCCGAAATGTATAATGCGGGCACCAGCGAAACGTCGCTGGGCGTCGCATTGCGCGGCCGGCGCGACCGGGCCATCATCGGCAGCAAGATAAGCCCCAGCAACACCCGTCCAAGCACGCTCCGCGCGTGCTGCGAGGCGAGTCTTCGCCGGCTCGGGACCGACCATCTCGACCTCTACATGGTCCATTGGCCGATCCATGCCAATTCGATCCGCCACTTCACCGATGACCCCGAATTGATCGCTCATCCCCCGAGTGTCGCCGAAGCCTTCCAGACCCTCGCCCGGCTGCAGGCCGAGGGGAAGATCCGGCACATTGGCGTCAGCAACTATGGCGTGCGCCAGATGGAGGAGGTCCGTGGGCTCGGGGTCCGGCTCGCCGTCAATGAACTGCCCTACAACCTGCTCATGCGGGCCATTGAGCCGGAGATCGTGCCCTATTGCCGCCAGCAGGGCATCGGCATCATCGGCTACATGACTCTCATGCAGGGCGTGCTGGCCGGCGAATTCGAGAGTTTCGACGCGCTGCCCGCCATGCGGACGCGCACCCGCCACTTCACCGGTCGCCGCCCCGGCTCCCGTCACGGCGAGCCCGGCTGCGAGGCGGAGACATGGCTGGCCATCGAAAAGGTGCGTCAAATTGCCCGCGAGGCCCAGCTCCCGCTGGCGGACGTGGCGATCGCTTGGGCCCTGCACAATCAGGACATCAGTTGCGTGCTCGCCGGGTGTCGCACGCTGGCCCAGCTCGAGGAAAACGCGCGTGCCGTCCAGCGCACCCTCACTCCTCACACCCTCAGGCAGCTCAACACTGCGACCGCACCGGTTCTCCACCTGCTTGGGACCAATCCCGACTATTACCAGGCGGCGTCCGAGTCGCGCTCGTGGTAA
- a CDS encoding glycoside hydrolase family 28 protein, producing the protein MIAPPVLVRVSGRVMAAAGRGRPARSLLAILALASMRLLGADAPAEGWAARDAVLARIVAPTFPARDFDVKTFGASPLGRFDAREAFAKAIAACTAAGGGRVVVPAPGVYYVEGPIHLASNVNLHIERGATIVFGVLPQSYLPVVLTRFEGTMLMGHSPRIYARGARNVAITGGGTIDGNGRDSLVVMRDAPGRAGSGTLRQMGSEGVPVAGRVFGEGRWLRSSMIQFLECEQVLIEGVKVVDSPFWVIHPVLCRNVTVRGVTVESWNGNNDGCDPDSSSDVLIEDCIFRTGDDSIAIKSGRDQDGWAVGRPSENIVIRNVVMGSRHAGVCIGSEMSGGVRNVWVENCTVESASSAFYFKANLDRGGVVENFHARDITVQKAREAVIRFGTTYHGYRGGNFPPVFRRFEITDLLCRESEKLGVSLDGQPAAPIEDVRLRRVKIERAGEPLWLRHTRGVRFDDVEINGQRLPAEPVDTPAVQARPEISA; encoded by the coding sequence ATGATCGCACCGCCAGTCCTCGTGCGCGTGTCAGGGCGGGTGATGGCTGCGGCGGGCCGCGGCCGGCCGGCCCGGTCCCTCCTGGCAATCCTCGCGTTGGCGAGCATGCGCCTGCTCGGGGCCGACGCCCCGGCCGAGGGGTGGGCGGCGCGGGATGCCGTGCTCGCGCGCATTGTGGCGCCCACGTTCCCGGCGCGGGACTTCGACGTGAAGACGTTTGGTGCGAGCCCGCTGGGGCGTTTCGACGCGCGCGAGGCGTTTGCCAAGGCCATCGCGGCCTGCACCGCGGCCGGCGGCGGACGCGTGGTCGTGCCGGCACCGGGAGTCTACTATGTGGAGGGGCCGATTCACCTCGCGAGTAACGTCAACCTGCACATCGAGCGCGGGGCCACGATCGTGTTTGGCGTGCTTCCGCAGTCCTACCTGCCTGTCGTGCTCACCCGGTTCGAGGGTACGATGCTGATGGGGCACTCGCCCCGGATCTATGCGCGCGGGGCGCGGAATGTGGCGATCACAGGAGGCGGCACGATCGACGGGAATGGGCGCGACTCCCTGGTCGTGATGCGTGACGCGCCGGGGCGCGCGGGGTCGGGGACCCTGCGCCAAATGGGGTCGGAGGGGGTGCCGGTGGCCGGGCGCGTTTTCGGCGAGGGACGTTGGCTGCGTTCCAGCATGATCCAGTTCCTCGAATGCGAACAGGTGTTGATCGAAGGCGTGAAGGTCGTCGATTCGCCGTTTTGGGTGATCCACCCGGTCCTCTGCCGCAACGTGACCGTGCGCGGCGTGACGGTGGAAAGCTGGAACGGCAACAATGACGGCTGCGATCCCGATTCGAGCTCGGATGTGCTGATTGAGGACTGCATTTTCCGCACGGGCGACGATTCCATAGCGATCAAGTCCGGGCGCGATCAGGACGGATGGGCCGTGGGCCGACCGTCCGAAAACATCGTCATCCGCAACGTGGTGATGGGCTCGCGGCATGCGGGGGTGTGCATCGGCAGCGAGATGTCCGGTGGCGTGCGCAACGTGTGGGTCGAGAATTGCACCGTGGAATCGGCCAGTTCGGCCTTCTACTTCAAGGCCAACCTTGATCGCGGCGGGGTCGTGGAGAATTTTCATGCGCGTGACATCACGGTGCAGAAGGCGCGCGAGGCGGTGATTCGCTTTGGCACGACCTACCATGGCTATCGGGGCGGAAACTTTCCGCCCGTGTTCCGCCGGTTCGAGATCACGGACCTCCTGTGCCGCGAGTCGGAGAAGCTGGGGGTGAGTCTCGACGGCCAACCCGCCGCGCCGATTGAGGACGTCCGGCTGCGGCGCGTGAAGATCGAGCGGGCCGGCGAGCCGCTTTGGTTGCGTCACACGCGGGGCGTGCGTTTCGACGACGTCGAAATCAATGGCCAGCGGCTGCCCGCGGAGCCGGTCGATACGCCGGCGGTGCAGGCCCGGCCCGAGATCAGTGCGTGA